Within the Kluyveromyces lactis strain NRRL Y-1140 chromosome A complete sequence genome, the region AAGTGCAATCCTCGACTCCATTGATCTTCCCCAGCGTTCAAGATCATGGCACACTAAAAGAGTTAGGTGTCGAAGGTCTATTCACACTGAGAATCGATGTTGATGGGAACAGAGAGTACGTTTTCAAACCGGAAGATACACCAATGACTGAAGCAGAAAGGAAAGAGCTGGCTGAAACcgataagaagaaattcgTGAAGAGAACCTTTTTAGATCATGGTAAATTGGTTTACAAGAATAAGGCCAATCATCCAGAAGTGGTTATCGTTACCatcattgattttgaaaactaTTCCTTGGACCACATCATAAATACTGTTCAAAACAGAGTCGATTACGCCCAGCGTCATAACTACGGCACTTACGTCAGATGGGCCCAGGAATTCCTGCCACAAGTGCAAAAACAGAGCATGGAAGCTTCCTACGAATTCATCAAACCGTTGGCCGTGAGAGCTGCCATGAATGCGTTCCCATACGCCAAATATTTCTGGTTCTTCGACCAAAACGGGCTAATAATGCAACTTGACACTTCCttacaacaacaactaTTGGAACCAAAGGTATTGGATGCAGCTGTCTTGAAAAGCGTTCCAGTGTTCGAGAAGTCGAACATCAAGACCTACAAACACTTCGATGCAAAGACCGCTAAAATCATTATACCAAAAACCGGTGCGGGGAAACTGGACACCTCCAGTTTCGTCGTTACTCCCAGTATACACGGTAAAGCGTTCCTAGATTACATAAACGACCCATTGGTGAGAAACTACCCATGGCCATCCTCGTTCAC harbors:
- the MNN11 gene encoding alpha-1,6-mannosyltransferase (similar to uniprot|P46985 Saccharomyces cerevisiae YJL183W MNN11 Subunit of a Golgi mannosyltransferase complex that also contains Anp1p Mnn9p Mnn10p and Hoc1p and mediates elongation of the polysaccharide mannan backbone has homology to Mnn10p) → MPFIPKNKKKWTKSFKVWISELKFYLHKRNKFSMLLLISVIIFLLYELTSSLPSKSSAGYRIPKTHGMYQNEVQSSTPLIFPSVQDHGTLKELGVEGLFTLRIDVDGNREYVFKPEDTPMTEAERKELAETDKKKFVKRTFLDHGKLVYKNKANHPEVVIVTIIDFENYSLDHIINTVQNRVDYAQRHNYGTYVRWAQEFLPQVQKQSMEASYEFIKPLAVRAAMNAFPYAKYFWFFDQNGLIMQLDTSLQQQLLEPKVLDAAVLKSVPVFEKSNIKTYKHFDAKTAKIIIPKTGAGKLDTSSFVVTPSIHGKAFLDYINDPLVRNYPWPSSFTSAIGHLLQWHPRILKRTALVVPKTIASVYSPSAVKKQADDAERFNYMDGDFVITFTGCEASKTCEIELDKHYQLVKQD